In Bacteroidales bacterium, the sequence GCGATTTCATGCCTCTGCAGGTTGAATACAAAGAAAAATTCGCTGCTATAGGCAGATTCCCAGGTGGATTTCTCAAAAGAGAATCACGACCGAGCGATTATGAAATTCTGATTTCGCGGTTAATTGACCGTGCTTTAAGACCTCTTTTTCCCGATGATTACCATGCCGAAACCTTTGTTAACGTTATGCTCATTTCGGCCGACAAGGATATTATGCCTGATTCACTTGCAGGACTCGCCGCTTCATCGGCTCTTATGGTTTCGGATATTCCTTTTAAGGGACCTATTTCCGAGGTAAGGGTTGCCCGTATCGATGGCCGCTATGTGATCAATCCCACCTTTGCCGATATGCCAAAAGCCGATCTTGACATTATGGTAGCCGGAACGGCTGAGAACATTGTCATGGTTGAGGGTGAAATGAACGAGGTGAGCGAAGACGAAATGCTCGAAGCTCTCAGAACCGCTCACGAAGCTATTAAAGTTCAGTGCCAGGCACAGCTTGATCTGATGAAAGAGGCCGGAAAAACCGAGAAGCGTGTCTACTCACATGAAGTACACGATGAGGAACTCAGGAAGAAAATATGGGATGAAGGTCTGGATAAGATGTACCTTATTGCCAAAACTATTCCCGGTAAGCATGAACGCCATGATGCACTCGAGAAAGTAAGAACTGATTTCCTTGCTTCTTTGCCCGAAGGAACCGAGGTGAATGAAGCCCTTGTTAACCGTTATTTCCACGATGTTGAAAAAGAAGCCGTCCGTTCGCTCATTCTCAATGAAGGCATGAGGGTTGACGGCAGGAAAACAAATGAAATACGTCCCATTTACTGCGATGTGGATTATCTGCCCGCCGCTCACGGATCAGCCGTTTTCACCCGTGGTGAAACGCAGTCGCTCACATCCGTTACCCTGGGAACCAAACTTGACGAAAAGGAAATTGATGAAGTATTGATCCAGGGAACAGAGAAATTTGTGCTTCATTATAATTTTCCACCGTTCTCCACAGGTGAAGCAAGGCCATCACGCGGCATCAGCCGTCGTGAAGTCGGCCACGGCAACCTGGCCCATCGTGCTCTGAAACGCATGATCCCTGCTGAAAATGTATACGCTATCCGCGTTGTATCTGATATTCTTGAATCAAACGGTTCTTCATCAATGGCTACGGTTTGTGCCGGTACAATGGCCCTTATGGATGCCGGTGTTAAAATCAAACGTCCTGTTTCAGGAATTGCCATGGGACTCATTACCGATACCAAATCAGGCAAGTATGCCATACTATCCGATATCCTGGGTGATGAAGATCATCTGGGTGATATGGACTTCAAGGTGGCCGGAACTACAAACGGTATCACCGCCACCCAGATGGATATCAAGGTTGAAGGACTTACTTTTGAGATCCTTAAAAAAGCACTGGCACAGGCTAATGAAGGCCGAATGCACATACTGGGCAAGCTTGTTGAAGCCATTCCCGAGCCCCGTGAGGATTACAAACCACAGGTTCCGCGCATGGTCCATATGACCATTCCCAAAGAGTTCATCGGTGCCGTTATCGGTCCGGGTGGTAAA encodes:
- a CDS encoding polyribonucleotide nucleotidyltransferase, with product MFKIVQKSITLEDGRTITIETGKLAKQADGSVVVRMGNTMLLATVVSAKEGAPDSDFMPLQVEYKEKFAAIGRFPGGFLKRESRPSDYEILISRLIDRALRPLFPDDYHAETFVNVMLISADKDIMPDSLAGLAASSALMVSDIPFKGPISEVRVARIDGRYVINPTFADMPKADLDIMVAGTAENIVMVEGEMNEVSEDEMLEALRTAHEAIKVQCQAQLDLMKEAGKTEKRVYSHEVHDEELRKKIWDEGLDKMYLIAKTIPGKHERHDALEKVRTDFLASLPEGTEVNEALVNRYFHDVEKEAVRSLILNEGMRVDGRKTNEIRPIYCDVDYLPAAHGSAVFTRGETQSLTSVTLGTKLDEKEIDEVLIQGTEKFVLHYNFPPFSTGEARPSRGISRREVGHGNLAHRALKRMIPAENVYAIRVVSDILESNGSSSMATVCAGTMALMDAGVKIKRPVSGIAMGLITDTKSGKYAILSDILGDEDHLGDMDFKVAGTTNGITATQMDIKVEGLTFEILKKALAQANEGRMHILGKLVEAIPEPREDYKPQVPRMVHMTIPKEFIGAVIGPGGKIIQDIQAKTGAVVNIDEVDGKGEIYVSSADKSSIDAAMARINAIVEQPEVGKIYNGVVKGIQTFGAFVEILPGKQGLLHISELDWKRVEKVEDVLKEGDQVEVKLLEVDAKNGKLSLSRKVLLPVPEGFVPPAPRPPREPRSDSRDSRDSRGGGRDRRHDHGRDHRN